Proteins encoded together in one Clostridium felsineum DSM 794 window:
- a CDS encoding radical SAM protein: MGNFSYKDVYIEEGKRVLEINILKEKYCNFDCIFCAIGRSKNKVDTQRSFDNIDGSLIELGKTMESTKAELVFINSKGEALVNDRIGDIVDFIKGKGAAVRLLSNGYILGRDEYRKIANKCDEIVGEIKLITEEAFQKVQRPIEGYTLEKYISNMAAFNKQYEGKFIFEITIIKGYNDDEESINKIKKVIRKISPDKIIIARMEDERFKKKLGISDERFEEISKLLLNN; this comes from the coding sequence GTGGGTAATTTTAGTTATAAAGATGTTTATATTGAAGAAGGAAAAAGGGTACTAGAGATTAATATACTTAAAGAAAAGTACTGCAACTTTGACTGTATATTTTGTGCTATTGGAAGATCAAAAAATAAGGTGGATACTCAAAGATCCTTTGATAATATAGATGGTTCATTGATTGAACTAGGAAAAACTATGGAAAGTACAAAGGCGGAATTAGTTTTTATTAACTCAAAGGGAGAAGCTTTAGTAAATGATAGGATTGGAGATATTGTTGATTTTATAAAAGGCAAGGGGGCAGCTGTGAGATTACTTTCCAATGGATATATATTAGGTAGGGATGAATATAGAAAAATTGCGAATAAATGTGATGAAATTGTTGGAGAGATAAAATTAATTACAGAAGAAGCCTTCCAAAAAGTACAAAGGCCTATTGAAGGATATACCTTAGAAAAATACATTTCCAATATGGCAGCTTTTAATAAACAATACGAAGGGAAATTTATATTTGAAATTACTATAATTAAAGGGTATAACGATGATGAAGAATCAATAAATAAGATAAAGAAGGTTATCAGAAAAATATCACCTGACAAAATAATTATAGCAAGAATGGAGGATGAAAGATTTAAGAAAAAGCTTGGCATAAGCGACGAAAGATTTGAGGAGATTTCAAAGCTCCTATTAAATAATTAA
- a CDS encoding B3/B4 domain-containing protein: MKKFVIEDSFWNIFPRARIGVVVCRDIDNTIKAEEKYEKMLFEAEKEALKYLGNEEFSKNEVIKVWREAFKKFKTKKGARSSIEALLKRAYNGNHIRSINPLVDIYNSISLRYALPCGGEDTDTFSKDIRLTKAVGDENFITLGTDKSEPPNEGEIVYRDDKGAICRCLNWREAVRTMLTEGTENAFLCMELIDENRVKQFEMALEDLSNLVQSNLGGTCKVSILDVNNKEVIIE; encoded by the coding sequence ATGAAAAAGTTTGTAATTGAGGATAGTTTTTGGAATATATTTCCTAGAGCAAGAATTGGAGTTGTTGTTTGCAGAGATATAGACAACACTATAAAAGCTGAAGAGAAGTATGAAAAAATGCTTTTTGAAGCAGAAAAGGAAGCTTTAAAATATTTAGGGAATGAAGAATTTAGTAAAAATGAAGTAATAAAAGTATGGAGAGAAGCTTTTAAGAAATTTAAAACAAAGAAAGGCGCAAGATCATCTATTGAAGCATTATTAAAGAGAGCTTACAATGGAAATCATATAAGAAGTATTAATCCTTTAGTTGATATATACAATTCCATTTCTCTAAGGTACGCTTTGCCTTGTGGTGGTGAGGATACTGATACATTTTCTAAAGATATAAGATTGACAAAAGCAGTTGGAGATGAGAATTTTATTACCTTAGGAACAGATAAAAGTGAACCTCCCAATGAAGGTGAAATAGTATATAGAGATGATAAAGGAGCTATTTGTAGATGCTTAAATTGGCGTGAAGCAGTAAGAACCATGCTCACAGAAGGAACAGAGAATGCTTTTTTATGTATGGAATTAATTGATGAAAACAGAGTAAAACAATTTGAAATGGCTTTAGAGGATTTATCAAATTTGGTACAGAGTAATTTAGGAGGAACGTGTAAAGTTTCAATTCTCGATGTTAACAATAAAGAAGTAATTATAGAGTAA
- a CDS encoding FN3 associated domain-containing protein translates to MKRYFKKVIFVGLIWIIFAMVCVGKTYAIAPNIIDFNAHSTMNSDNEVNLGKVLHDGSFNSFNINDIDLDIFNANNESDSVKDAVGSFVYSEQYLSNPNDQQSSICFGYPKDTGTMLDSTIIPPKYEIIQSEYGQEFSIKSINLQDISMYNGATVNNIYFRAYDGDYLVGTQIIPEDGTYANSVKVDMSNLSNKDIFNHITKLVIYSDASDGSNYIGFNNIQIADPTVNSTLEPSGVLDGMKNTISYKVEAGEAIYYTTDGTTPTTDSTLYTGTFSIKSDATLKSIAVKNGIRSSIKVQSFEKAVQPTVSQDEGSVSKGTKIKLQTSEADGIIYYTTNGDDPAVSGIEYDKNSDGIEIDSTTTIKAISRVAGKFQSDPISKTYSIKKADEPTVNVPAGEIFKNTVIDFSAPSGYSIYYTIDGTTPTKDSISYNNSGIEIYDDIIIKAIAVKDGEEASDVLVLNYTVKKAASPVSDTPEGTVDKEKIVHLNSSTSGHIYYTIDETDPRYSSTKYTYDDKVGIKIDKPSVKIEAYSQCDNTKDSDVVQFNYKVQTTSTPTLSQVSGDVLLGTKVSITGDVGDTFIYTTDGSDPTEGNGTVYSEPITINKDTILKVAAVNPGKFNSSIVTASYTIEKAKAPTANIPSEKVDKNTIIKLSSTPSATIYYTLDGTEPLKSSTALVYNDAAGIKIDQKNVEIKTAAVGTGMLESEVTTYDYSVDSCNTPSINISDDYVTSGAQVTLTADTGDTIIYTLDGTDPTETNGYYYTAPIIINNKTTIKAIAVSKNKLSSSIIAKDYKIRLENPSAVVNENKITINEASENAIIYYTTDGSEPTTLSNVYDSSKGIVVSDRITLKFFAVNSDGESSVITKVFDKVKTPYVDGNISEVEPGGKIYIVGEEGADIYYTTNGTIPDKGANLYDSKKGIDISSTTKIQAIAYKAGEIQSEVFSEFCSVKIEQPVVTINNNKIVLNDSTSGTQIYYTTDGSTPTTASNIYEDTGISIKGDITLKAIAVGYGTESEVVTKVFSTPKEPIVDVLGSKLTSKRVIHLFSAPGRKIYYTANGDTPTMFSMLYDDSKGILVDKSMIIKAIAVSDDMLTSEVLTLQYILDISNSDIVSSEKVQPKEEITPGIETTFYTEPIDSGNEDNNEMVNNNFSSEGDLNYNLAEVDTENSENSPVADEGNDQKNTDSSASANKARNNKEEYKKKESSKKSSIKKESKNSFALPGIIAIVVVLGGFFIILFKRRKKDEEE, encoded by the coding sequence TTGAAGAGATATTTTAAAAAAGTAATATTTGTAGGTTTGATTTGGATTATATTTGCTATGGTTTGTGTGGGCAAGACTTATGCTATAGCTCCTAATATTATTGATTTTAATGCGCATAGTACTATGAATTCAGATAACGAAGTAAATCTTGGAAAAGTACTTCACGATGGTTCATTTAATTCTTTTAATATAAATGATATAGATTTAGATATTTTTAATGCGAATAATGAAAGTGACTCTGTTAAGGATGCAGTTGGAAGTTTTGTTTACTCAGAACAATATTTAAGTAATCCTAATGATCAACAAAGTAGTATATGCTTTGGTTATCCTAAAGATACAGGAACAATGTTAGATAGTACTATAATTCCACCTAAATATGAAATTATACAGAGTGAATATGGACAGGAATTTAGTATTAAAAGTATTAATTTGCAAGATATATCAATGTATAACGGTGCTACTGTAAATAATATTTATTTTAGAGCTTATGATGGAGATTATTTAGTTGGAACTCAGATTATACCTGAGGATGGCACTTATGCTAATAGTGTAAAGGTTGATATGTCAAATCTTTCAAATAAGGATATTTTTAATCACATAACAAAATTAGTAATATATAGTGATGCTTCAGATGGATCAAATTATATAGGCTTTAATAATATACAAATTGCTGATCCAACTGTGAATTCTACTTTAGAACCAAGTGGTGTTTTAGATGGTATGAAAAACACAATAAGTTACAAGGTAGAAGCTGGCGAGGCTATTTATTACACTACTGATGGTACAACTCCTACTACAGACAGTACTTTATATACAGGAACATTTTCTATAAAAAGTGATGCTACTTTAAAATCAATTGCAGTTAAAAATGGAATTAGGAGTTCTATTAAGGTTCAGTCTTTTGAAAAAGCTGTGCAGCCTACAGTAAGTCAGGATGAAGGAAGCGTTAGTAAGGGAACTAAGATAAAATTACAGACATCTGAGGCTGACGGGATTATTTATTATACTACAAATGGAGATGATCCAGCGGTTAGTGGAATTGAATATGATAAAAACAGTGATGGTATTGAAATAGATTCTACAACTACAATTAAAGCAATCTCTAGAGTTGCTGGAAAATTTCAAAGTGATCCTATCAGTAAGACCTACAGCATTAAAAAAGCAGATGAACCTACAGTAAATGTACCAGCAGGCGAAATTTTTAAGAACACAGTTATAGATTTTTCAGCTCCTAGTGGTTACTCTATATATTATACAATAGATGGAACAACACCAACAAAGGATAGTATTTCTTATAACAATTCTGGAATTGAAATTTATGATGATATTATAATAAAAGCAATAGCAGTTAAAGACGGTGAGGAAGCTAGTGATGTATTAGTTTTAAATTACACCGTAAAAAAAGCGGCAAGCCCAGTTTCAGATACACCGGAAGGTACTGTAGACAAAGAGAAAATAGTGCATTTAAATTCTTCAACCTCTGGGCATATATACTATACAATAGACGAAACAGATCCAAGGTATTCAAGTACAAAATATACTTATGACGATAAGGTAGGTATTAAAATAGATAAGCCATCTGTAAAAATTGAGGCTTATTCTCAATGTGATAATACGAAAGATAGTGATGTAGTCCAATTTAACTACAAGGTACAAACAACAAGTACTCCAACTTTAAGTCAGGTAAGTGGAGATGTTTTGCTTGGAACAAAAGTTAGTATTACAGGAGATGTGGGGGATACATTTATTTATACTACGGATGGATCAGATCCAACAGAAGGTAATGGAACTGTATATAGTGAACCAATTACCATTAATAAAGATACAATTTTAAAAGTAGCAGCAGTAAATCCTGGTAAGTTTAACAGCAGCATAGTTACAGCTAGCTATACAATAGAGAAGGCAAAAGCTCCAACAGCTAATATTCCATCTGAAAAAGTAGATAAAAATACAATAATAAAGTTATCCTCAACACCATCAGCCACTATATATTATACCTTGGATGGAACAGAGCCTTTAAAGTCTAGCACAGCCCTTGTTTATAATGATGCTGCAGGTATTAAGATAGATCAGAAAAACGTTGAAATTAAAACGGCGGCTGTAGGAACAGGAATGCTTGAAAGTGAAGTTACAACGTACGATTATTCTGTAGATTCTTGTAATACACCTAGTATAAATATATCAGATGATTATGTAACCTCGGGAGCACAGGTTACGCTTACAGCAGATACAGGCGATACAATTATCTATACCTTAGACGGAACAGATCCAACAGAGACAAATGGATATTATTATACTGCACCTATAATTATAAATAATAAGACCACAATAAAGGCAATTGCAGTTAGTAAAAATAAATTATCCAGTAGTATTATAGCGAAGGATTATAAAATACGTTTAGAGAATCCTAGTGCGGTTGTTAATGAAAATAAAATAACAATAAATGAAGCGTCAGAAAATGCCATAATTTATTATACAACGGATGGGTCAGAGCCTACCACTTTGAGTAATGTATACGATAGTAGTAAAGGAATTGTAGTCAGTGATAGAATAACATTAAAGTTTTTTGCTGTAAATTCTGATGGAGAAAGTAGTGTTATTACAAAAGTCTTTGATAAGGTTAAAACTCCTTATGTAGATGGAAATATAAGTGAAGTTGAACCAGGTGGCAAAATATATATTGTAGGTGAAGAAGGTGCAGATATTTACTATACTACAAATGGAACTATTCCAGATAAAGGAGCTAATTTATATGATTCTAAGAAAGGGATAGATATATCCTCGACTACTAAAATACAAGCAATAGCATATAAAGCTGGTGAAATTCAGAGTGAGGTTTTTTCGGAATTCTGTAGTGTAAAAATAGAACAGCCTGTTGTAACTATTAATAATAATAAAATAGTTTTAAACGATTCCACTTCAGGAACTCAGATTTACTATACCACAGATGGAAGTACTCCAACTACAGCTAGCAATATATACGAAGATACTGGAATTTCAATAAAAGGAGATATCACACTAAAAGCAATAGCTGTAGGTTATGGCACAGAAAGTGAAGTTGTTACTAAAGTTTTTTCAACCCCGAAAGAGCCTATAGTAGATGTTTTAGGAAGTAAATTGACTTCAAAGCGAGTAATACATTTATTTTCGGCTCCAGGTAGAAAAATTTATTATACAGCTAATGGTGATACACCTACTATGTTTAGCATGCTATATGATGATTCAAAGGGAATTTTAGTAGATAAATCCATGATTATAAAAGCAATAGCAGTTTCAGACGACATGTTAACTAGTGAGGTTCTTACATTACAGTATATACTTGATATATCAAATTCAGATATAGTATCAAGTGAAAAAGTTCAACCTAAAGAAGAAATTACACCAGGTATTGAAACAACGTTTTATACTGAACCTATTGACAGTGGTAATGAAGATAATAATGAAATGGTCAATAATAATTTTAGTAGTGAAGGAGATTTAAATTATAATTTAGCTGAAGTTGATACAGAAAATAGTGAAAATTCTCCGGTAGCAGATGAAGGTAATGATCAAAAGAATACGGATTCATCTGCTTCTGCAAATAAAGCTAGGAATAATAAAGAAGAGTATAAGAAAAAAGAATCCTCTAAAAAAAGCAGTATAAAAAAAGAGAGCAAAAATAGTTTTGCCTTGCCAGGGATTATAGCTATTGTAGTAGTTTTAGGGGGATTTTTTATAATTCTCTTTAAGAGAAGAAAAAAGGATGAAGAAGAGTAA
- a CDS encoding phage tail protein, translating into MDIYIGTILPWAGYYEPQGFLFCNGQILQISQYNALYAVIGNYYGGSSGQQTFALPDLRGCFPIGAGQDKLKNTWTIGQTAAKSTKVVLQQQNLPAHTHNISNSIVDNGTSMNLNLNIAIPVNTSAGTDDNPGPDPITQNKKILAASKMKTTAAAIATYSQGSPTSGATLQPFSVQQNVNLPTPNINVNSTAAQVGGNVPLDVTPPFTCINFIIAFEGLFPPRNNQA; encoded by the coding sequence ATGGATATTTATATTGGTACAATTCTTCCTTGGGCAGGATATTACGAACCGCAGGGTTTTTTGTTTTGTAATGGACAAATACTTCAAATTAGTCAGTACAATGCTTTATACGCAGTCATTGGAAATTATTATGGTGGTAGTTCTGGGCAACAAACTTTTGCACTTCCTGATCTCAGAGGATGTTTTCCTATTGGTGCAGGACAGGATAAACTTAAAAACACTTGGACAATAGGTCAAACTGCAGCTAAATCAACTAAAGTAGTGCTTCAGCAGCAAAATCTGCCAGCGCATACTCACAATATTTCTAATTCAATAGTGGACAATGGAACTTCTATGAACTTAAATTTAAACATTGCAATTCCAGTAAATACAAGTGCTGGTACAGACGATAACCCGGGACCAGATCCTATTACACAAAATAAGAAGATACTTGCAGCAAGTAAAATGAAAACAACCGCCGCAGCAATTGCTACATATTCTCAAGGTTCTCCTACATCTGGTGCAACACTTCAGCCATTTTCAGTACAGCAAAATGTGAATTTACCTACTCCAAATATAAATGTAAATTCAACCGCAGCACAAGTGGGAGGCAATGTACCTTTAGATGTAACACCACCGTTTACTTGTATTAATTTTATAATAGCTTTTGAAGGTTTGTTTCCTCCAAGAAATAATCAAGCTTAA
- a CDS encoding helix-turn-helix domain-containing protein: MESNILNITQAVEFLGVSEKTLIKLLREEHIPARKIGREWRFSKQALIDWLAKGDSCDYINKNELYQISKDKAGHSKDLIDSIVNDLSMLLKDGNITNVLPDLNEDIILPDTANLRISYKQQREIEKLEFKIFWNQREECKLERNTKK, encoded by the coding sequence ATGGAATCAAATATACTAAACATTACACAAGCTGTTGAGTTTTTAGGAGTTAGTGAAAAGACTTTAATCAAACTTCTAAGGGAAGAACATATTCCTGCTAGGAAAATCGGCAGAGAATGGAGATTTAGTAAACAAGCTTTAATCGATTGGCTTGCAAAAGGTGATTCTTGCGATTACATTAATAAAAATGAACTATATCAGATTAGTAAAGATAAAGCTGGACATTCTAAAGACTTAATTGACTCCATAGTTAATGACCTATCCATGCTTTTAAAGGACGGAAATATTACAAATGTATTACCAGACTTAAATGAAGACATTATATTACCTGATACTGCTAATTTAAGAATAAGCTATAAACAACAAAGGGAAATTGAAAAACTTGAATTTAAAATATTTTGGAATCAGCGGGAGGAATGTAAACTTGAACGAAACACAAAAAAATAA
- a CDS encoding EamA family transporter — MNNLWLIFALLSAVTAALVAIFGKIGLKSADANTATAVRSIIMAIFLVLVIAFQCNLTKIPAIISDRKIFLFIILSGIAGALSWLFYFLALKYGTVAKVAPIDKLSVVLATVLSVTLLGEKISKLNVIGVAIIAIGSIIVALS; from the coding sequence ATGAATAACTTATGGCTTATCTTCGCTTTACTATCAGCTGTAACTGCTGCTTTAGTTGCTATCTTTGGAAAAATAGGTCTTAAATCTGCTGATGCTAATACCGCCACCGCTGTAAGATCTATAATTATGGCCATATTCCTTGTACTAGTAATTGCTTTTCAATGTAATTTAACTAAAATTCCAGCAATAATTTCTGATAGAAAAATCTTTTTATTTATTATATTAAGTGGCATAGCTGGTGCACTTTCCTGGCTATTTTATTTTCTCGCCTTAAAATATGGAACCGTAGCAAAGGTTGCCCCAATAGATAAACTAAGTGTTGTACTTGCTACTGTATTATCCGTAACCTTGCTTGGAGAAAAAATAAGCAAACTCAATGTCATAGGAGTAGCAATTATAGCAATTGGTTCTATAATTGTTGCTTTGAGTTAA
- a CDS encoding methyl-accepting chemotaxis protein — translation MIGKFKNVKIFKNLKVSHSIIVLFILSVLSTVSICSIGFIKLKSLNENMKTMSNVQLQGMYRVGETYGAIGALRNNLTKLTDRKFDIKYVNDINALTSTINKNINEEIATIKDSEGNKKAKDLKNKFTEYSYFIDDLKKMRVVGQIPTQAFIDANTKAGTKLQKAIEELSSYHRNEAKLLLSQSDRAFKNASIMLFIITIILVLIGSTLSLIILVLIKSFIKDFTVAINEVADGNFSIEVNKDGNNEFSTLSKLLDRTIDSMSMLMNEISNKSKEINDQVVSLSAVSEEMSATSQEVSNAIMEVSNGSVKQADELVDMSNSFNNFGKEIDNIKKIVNDVNGTAKEVTSKANVSNDQLKNLVSSVQRMNGSFEVVIEKINKLVLSVDQINTITSLINSIADQTNLLALNAAIEASRAGEAGKGFAVVADEIRKLAEQSKNSSTKISILADDIKDETNGVLSTTQEVSGTLNSQVTVIDNSIVSFKDIMDAIEKIIPQINKVNGAMDNVIRQKGSIIERIEDASAVAEENSASSEEINASTEQMTSSSIEVANSAERLSENANMMVEAIKQFKLK, via the coding sequence GTGATAGGAAAATTTAAAAATGTTAAGATTTTTAAAAATTTAAAGGTTAGTCATAGTATAATAGTACTCTTTATTTTATCAGTACTTTCTACTGTCTCTATTTGTTCAATAGGATTTATCAAATTAAAAAGTTTAAATGAGAATATGAAAACGATGTCAAACGTACAATTACAAGGTATGTACAGAGTAGGTGAAACATATGGTGCTATTGGAGCTCTCCGTAATAATTTAACAAAGCTTACAGATAGAAAATTTGACATTAAGTATGTAAATGACATAAACGCATTAACAAGCACCATAAACAAAAATATAAATGAAGAAATAGCTACAATCAAAGATTCAGAAGGAAATAAAAAAGCAAAGGATTTAAAAAACAAATTTACTGAATATTCTTATTTTATTGACGACTTAAAAAAGATGAGAGTTGTTGGTCAAATTCCAACTCAAGCATTTATTGATGCTAATACTAAAGCTGGTACTAAGCTTCAAAAGGCTATAGAGGAACTTTCTAGTTATCATAGAAATGAAGCTAAACTTTTACTTTCACAATCAGATAGGGCTTTTAAGAATGCTTCTATTATGCTTTTTATAATAACTATTATTTTAGTATTAATAGGTTCGACTTTATCACTTATAATATTGGTTTTGATAAAATCCTTTATCAAGGATTTTACAGTAGCAATAAATGAAGTAGCAGACGGAAATTTTTCTATTGAAGTAAATAAGGATGGAAATAATGAATTTTCAACTCTAAGCAAATTATTAGATAGGACAATTGATTCAATGTCTATGCTTATGAATGAAATAAGTAATAAGTCAAAAGAAATAAATGATCAAGTGGTATCATTATCGGCAGTATCAGAAGAAATGTCTGCAACATCTCAAGAAGTAAGTAATGCAATTATGGAGGTATCTAATGGTTCTGTTAAACAAGCAGATGAGCTTGTTGATATGAGTAATTCATTTAATAATTTTGGGAAGGAAATTGATAACATTAAAAAAATTGTAAATGATGTAAATGGTACAGCAAAGGAAGTTACCTCAAAGGCTAATGTTAGTAATGACCAATTAAAAAATTTAGTTTCATCTGTTCAAAGAATGAATGGTTCCTTTGAAGTTGTTATAGAGAAAATTAATAAACTTGTATTAAGCGTAGATCAAATAAATACTATAACTTCTTTAATTAATAGTATAGCAGATCAAACTAATTTACTTGCTCTTAATGCCGCTATTGAAGCATCTAGAGCTGGAGAAGCAGGTAAAGGATTTGCAGTTGTTGCTGATGAAATAAGAAAATTAGCAGAGCAAAGTAAAAATTCATCTACGAAGATATCAATTTTGGCGGATGATATAAAGGATGAAACCAATGGAGTACTATCTACAACACAAGAAGTAAGTGGAACTTTGAATTCACAAGTTACAGTTATTGATAATTCAATTGTATCTTTTAAAGATATTATGGATGCTATTGAAAAAATAATACCTCAAATAAACAAAGTAAATGGAGCTATGGATAATGTTATTAGGCAGAAAGGTTCTATCATAGAAAGAATAGAGGATGCATCGGCTGTTGCAGAAGAAAACTCAGCTTCGTCAGAAGAAATAAATGCATCTACAGAACAAATGACAAGTTCATCCATTGAAGTAGCAAATTCAGCTGAAAGGTTGTCTGAAAATGCCAATATGATGGTAGAAGCAATAAAACAATTTAAATTAAAATAA
- a CDS encoding right-handed parallel beta-helix repeat-containing protein, producing MKKVVCLVASAALSLSLSSLPQLAGSVQAASTPQTIQVASTGAADDSAVLKSAIAKAQPGDTILLTSGAYKFKSPILLNKDGAVGKTIKLQGSGKTRVRLDFSAEPDGDSSYGINVQNAYWELTNLDVYSAGDNGIIMKGAAANHNTVTNCATENNNDAGLQITAGAHDNTVQNSDSFNNYDIGTKGSNADGFACKLQAGAGNKFISCNSYGNADDGWDLLGTDESVTITNCTATKNGFYHGDPKNALNNAGMNGDGIKLGGNQKPPKGTHRSLGAHVVTGCKSYDNKAAGFSQNNSAANLYLENCDADRNGADNILNANQKTTKSNFNFPYNPGNGHVFTFKNCTTKGKCTIYSAAKVIGGNVYATAPNTPLPDINN from the coding sequence ATGAAAAAAGTAGTATGTTTAGTAGCCTCAGCTGCACTTTCACTTTCATTATCCTCACTTCCTCAATTAGCAGGTAGTGTACAAGCAGCAAGTACACCACAAACAATTCAGGTTGCAAGTACAGGAGCTGCTGATGATTCAGCGGTATTAAAGTCAGCAATAGCTAAAGCTCAACCAGGAGATACTATATTACTTACTAGTGGGGCTTATAAATTTAAATCACCGATTTTATTAAATAAAGATGGTGCTGTAGGAAAAACTATAAAATTACAAGGCTCAGGCAAAACAAGAGTTAGACTTGATTTTTCTGCTGAACCAGATGGAGATAGTTCTTACGGAATTAATGTACAAAATGCATATTGGGAACTTACTAATTTAGATGTTTATAGCGCTGGTGATAACGGTATCATAATGAAAGGGGCTGCAGCTAACCATAATACTGTTACTAATTGTGCAACAGAAAACAATAATGATGCTGGACTTCAAATTACAGCTGGAGCACATGATAACACAGTTCAAAATAGTGATTCCTTTAACAATTATGATATTGGAACAAAAGGTTCAAATGCGGATGGTTTTGCATGTAAGCTTCAAGCTGGAGCAGGAAACAAATTTATAAGCTGTAATTCATACGGAAATGCAGATGATGGATGGGACTTACTTGGAACCGATGAATCAGTTACAATAACTAATTGTACAGCTACAAAAAATGGATTTTATCATGGAGATCCTAAAAATGCTCTTAACAATGCAGGCATGAATGGTGATGGAATTAAACTTGGAGGAAATCAAAAACCGCCAAAGGGAACACATAGGTCATTAGGTGCACATGTTGTAACAGGCTGTAAATCTTATGATAATAAGGCAGCAGGTTTTTCTCAAAACAACAGTGCAGCAAACTTATATTTAGAAAATTGTGATGCAGATAGAAATGGAGCAGATAATATTCTTAATGCTAATCAAAAAACTACTAAGTCTAATTTTAACTTCCCATACAATCCAGGAAATGGACATGTGTTTACATTTAAAAACTGTACAACTAAGGGAAAATGTACTATATACTCTGCGGCAAAGGTTATAGGTGGTAATGTATATGCAACAGCTCCTAATACACCACTTCCTGATATAAATAACTAA
- a CDS encoding right-handed parallel beta-helix repeat-containing protein, which yields MKKVVCLVASAMIAISLASAGQLTGKVQAASVPQTIQVASTGTGDDSAVLAAAIAKAQPGDTISLTSKAYQFKSPILLNKDGAVGNTIKLKSATTDKVKLDFSAEKDGDSSYGINIKNAYWELENIEVYSAGDNGIIMKGAASNHNTITNCVVDNNNDAGLQITGGAHDNTVQGSESFDNYDIGTKGSNADGFACKLQAGAGNKFINCNSHDNSDDGWDLLGTDETVTLINCTATKNGYYHGDPNSTLNNAGMNGDGIKLGGNQKPPKGTHRSLGSHDVEGCKSYDNKAAGFSQNNSAANLYLKDCDADRNGADNVLNANQKTTKSNFNFPFNPNNGNVFTFENCTTTGKCTIYSGAKVIGGNVYATAPNNPLPPVSAKSKGKK from the coding sequence ATGAAAAAAGTAGTATGTTTAGTAGCTTCTGCGATGATTGCAATTTCTTTAGCTTCTGCTGGACAATTAACAGGTAAGGTGCAAGCAGCTAGTGTGCCACAAACAATACAGGTTGCAAGTACCGGTACAGGCGATGATTCAGCTGTTTTAGCAGCAGCAATAGCTAAAGCTCAACCAGGTGATACAATTTCTCTTACTAGTAAGGCTTATCAATTTAAATCACCTATTTTATTAAACAAAGATGGTGCAGTAGGAAATACTATAAAATTAAAATCGGCTACAACAGATAAGGTTAAACTTGATTTCTCTGCTGAAAAAGACGGTGACAGCTCTTATGGAATTAACATAAAGAATGCGTATTGGGAATTAGAAAATATTGAAGTTTACAGTGCTGGTGATAATGGTATCATAATGAAAGGTGCAGCATCTAACCACAATACTATTACAAATTGTGTAGTAGACAACAATAACGATGCAGGTCTTCAAATCACAGGTGGAGCACATGACAATACAGTTCAAGGCAGTGAATCTTTTGATAACTATGATATTGGAACAAAGGGTTCAAATGCGGATGGTTTTGCATGTAAGCTTCAAGCTGGAGCAGGCAATAAATTTATAAACTGTAATTCTCATGACAACTCAGATGATGGATGGGATTTACTTGGAACTGATGAGACAGTTACATTAATTAATTGTACAGCTACAAAAAATGGATATTATCATGGAGATCCAAATAGTACACTTAATAACGCAGGCATGAATGGTGATGGTATTAAACTTGGAGGAAATCAAAAACCACCAAAAGGAACACATAGATCACTAGGTTCACATGATGTAGAAGGTTGCAAATCTTATGATAATAAGGCAGCAGGTTTTTCACAAAACAATAGTGCTGCGAACCTTTATCTTAAAGATTGTGATGCAGACAGAAATGGTGCAGATAATGTACTTAATGCTAATCAAAAGACTACTAAGTCAAACTTTAATTTCCCTTTTAATCCTAACAATGGAAATGTATTTACTTTTGAAAATTGTACAACAACAGGAAAATGCACTATATACTCTGGAGCAAAGGTTATAGGTGGTAATGTATATGCTACTGCACCTAATAATCCACTTCCTCCAGTATCAGCTAAAAGTAAAGGGAAAAAATAG